A single region of the Pristis pectinata isolate sPriPec2 chromosome 23, sPriPec2.1.pri, whole genome shotgun sequence genome encodes:
- the ier5l gene encoding immediate early response gene 5-like protein produces the protein MMDCAVNAQSLITISLRKIHNSRTQRGGIKLHKNLLVSYVLRNARQVYMSEKYAEIYGMHQYEEVHDILDISGEVQGSHPLEVVEEMVEGNGGQEGSVCSPLDHQPGHLDTQLSKDAEPEHPLYRLSCSASYPGTNYEPSGGGSVGGTHCTKTTVLDLDTHTVTTVDNGYLQDCACCCASSSGTGGRKRKSDSSNSFYPNEAEDFSPVKRVRFEDYSGSGQTLDCTDPSNISNLISIFGSGFSGLVSRADSEQLLQTEVKQNGQLCSKQALASLGAWTRAIVAF, from the coding sequence ATGATGGATTGTGCCGTcaatgcacaaagcttgatcacAATCTCTCTCCGCAAAATCCACAATTCGAGAACTCAGAGAGGAGGTATCAAGCTTCACAAGAACCTCCTGGTCTCCTATGTGCTCCGAAACGCCAGGCAAGTCTACATGAGCGAGAAGTACGCCGAGATCTACGGCATGCACCAATACGAGGAGGTGCACGACATACTAGACATCTCGGGAGAGGTCCAAGGCAGTCACCCGCTCGAAGTGGTGGaagagatggtggagggaaaCGGCGGCCAAGAGGGGAGCGTCTGCAGCCCGCTAGACCACCAGCCCGGCCACCTGGACACTCAACTCAGTAAGGACGCCGAGCCTGAGCACCCTCTGTACCGGCTCTCTTGCTCGGCTTCCTACCCCGGCACGAACTATGAGCCGTCGGGAGGTGGTAGCGTTGGTGGGACCCACTGTACCAAGACCACGGTGCTGGATCTGGACACTCACACGGTCACCACGGTGGACAACGGCTACCTCCAGGATTGCGCCTGTTGTTGCGCCAGCAGCAGCGGTACCGGCGGCAGGAAGCGCAAGTCGGACTCGAGCAATAGCTTTTACCCGAACGAAGCCGAGGACTTTTCGCCGGTTAAGCGGGTCAGGTTCGAAGACTACTCGGGCTCCGGCCAAACCTTGGACTGCACAGACCCTTCCAACATCTCCAATCTCATCTCTATCTTCGGCTCGGGCTTCTCCGGCTTGGTGAGCCGGGCGGACTCGGAGCAATTGCTTCAGACAGAAGTCAAACAGAACGGGCAATTGTGCAGCAAACAGGCGCTCGCCAGTTTGGGGGCATGGACTAGAGCGATCGTGGCTTTCTGA